Genomic window (Daucus carota subsp. sativus chromosome 5, DH1 v3.0, whole genome shotgun sequence):
CTTGTCCGGTATCATTACACTATTTAtcaatctataaatattttctccCCTCTCAATTATTTACATGAGATATGAGTGGATGGGAGCTTGATAGGCATTTCTaagctctcataaaatataatatgataaattatttcgAACCTTGTTTTACTAAAGATTtaatatctaattttttatataaaaaataaaatatttaaaaagttatgaaactatattttatatgcgtctTGAAATATGTGTCAAGAAATACAAAATGTTAGAAAATGAGAAAGATGGAAGAAATATATACGACTATGTGATTATATAGTAAAAATCAATATGTTCATTAGTAAACCAGATATATATAgtaaaagggttaattatcttgttggtcactgaagtgggcttaatgtatcaatttggtcactgaactgaaaatGGTAttaagatggtcactaaagtcaccataaatatcaaacaagtacctcgaaatatgagttctagctataaaaatattatttacagagTTTTacgcattatttttaaatgttaccacaaccaactaaaaagttatgatttccagtatttatgataatatatttagattttattgagttcatttattatttatttttattatatagttatttcctttgttttaattaaattaaataataaataaattggataaaatctaaatatattatcataaatactagaagtcataaacttttagttggttgtgataatattcaagaataatgcgtaaaactctataaataatatttttactgcttgaactcatatatCGAGATActtgtttgttatttatgaTGACTTTAGTGATCATATTGATAccgttttcagttcagtgatcaacttgatacattaagtccacttgagtgaccaactagataattaaccttAAAAGGGTAAACCGGACATGATCTTATACGACTCGCCGGTTTAAACAGTTAACTACTGTTCATCTGAATTCTTTTTAATgttaaataatcttttttatgtaatatattttcttggaatttgtatttttaataatatattgtattttaGTAACTGGACATGTTttcttattataattaaatatattgaaaGTTTTTAACCACTTGACTTAACTATTacaattttaacaatttttaattaaacgaaaaataaaataaaatattattttattataaatataatataataagaataaaataGATCTTATATAATGTAGGAAGTGGGCTTAGCACAAGTACCTATTTCTTCTATTTACCCACTTATGTTTGGAATGAGAACACAAGCATTGGGCTCAGAAAATTTGGAAAATGAACTATACTCTTACAGTTGTCAGCCCACTAGTAGAAACAACACAAAACCCAAGTAATAATGCTGACGACAGCACTAAAGCCCAAGAagcctaaaaataaattaaatgtgaTAAGGTACGTGGAAGGAGCCAATTGGGTGACAGCAGATGAGGTGCAATCTACGTATCTGAGTTGTGTGGTGCACTTTGGACACACTGGACCAACCATATCACTCTGcacaaatattatattgtaaCAAGTTTTATTATTGCAAGTTGAAGTAGTGTCAAGACTCAAACTTGTTGAACAGAGATCATCTGAGCAGAAAAATGGCCACCATCACCGCTTGCATTTCAGCCACCCAAGTTGGCCTAGCCAACAAGGCACCCATTCTGCGAGCTTCTTCCCCAATTCTTGGTAAAAATCATCTTACTTCTTATGTGTTTTTATGTAAATTGcattaaagttttatatttGGCCAACTTGGGTAAATTTTTATCGGAAAGGTAGGTATCACAATTGATATATTCTCACAAAATAAATGTTAATCTTGTGTGATTCATGTGCTGTACAGCTTTAGGTATTCATCTTATGTTTTCCCGgaaaatttagaattaaattTTCGGAGAACATTTTTCATACAAAATTACTTTTCGACAAGCAAATAAAACCTTTAGTGAAGAATTTTTATGTATTCTACGGCTAATTATCTTTCACTATACCGTGTAAACTTGTAAAATTCAACAGATGTTCAAGTAACTCTGTTTATAGTACATAATCATTCAGTAATTATGAAACTCTATTGCTTTGAGCACGATTGATAGCCTTAAGCGGTGAGTTTATTCATTGTTGTCCCGGTACACCCTCcaaggcatataagcctaagTTGTAAAAGAAAAAACGATTGCTAAACTGGCTGGTATGTGAAAACACTCCTAAACATATCAAATTGGTTAGCATACCTCACCAGTGAATCAATTAGGAAGCTAAGTGCTAACTAGCAgatatttctttttaataattgtttTGCTAGATTGTTTTAGTTTCGGTTTTACTAATTTAGCTCCATTTGTTGTACATTTTGTGCAGGATTGCCAGTCATGCCAAAAGTCGGAAAGGTGAGGTGCTCAATGAAAGCCAACACTGGATCGCAAAAGGGCAGCACCAAGGTGGATATGGGAGCATCATTGATGGCTGCTGCTACTGCTGCAGCCATGTCGAGCCCTGCAGCCATGGCACTAGTTGATGAAAGATTGAGCACGGAAGGAACTGGACTTCCATTTGGCTTGAGCAACAACCTTCTTGGTTGGATCCTTTTGGgcatgtttggtttgatttggtcGCTTTACTTTGTTTACACCTCCGGCCTTGATGAGGACGAGGAATCTGGTTTATCCCTGTAAGCTAAAATTGTACACCTCTTTGAAATCGGCAACCATGTAAAACCAGTACATTATTAAGTTTCATTTGATTGTACTCTACTTTTTCCTCTTCTTACAGTTCCacacttatgttgtgtttggttggggagagtggaatggaatgaataaaaatacatgaaactaaatagagataggaagaaagttttgaaataaaattgaaggagtgcaaaattgctatgatgagttttgagaagaaattgaggatgggagagaatggagcattccatctaaGGTGTGATATTTAGCAAATGaggtaaggaatggaatggaggaaggaatggaatttcttaataattattcataatatagttcatttttcattacattccttccagaatcattcaccccaaccaaacacaacattaatttTCACTTTGATTCATTAAGTAGCCGCGTGTTCTGATTATTAAAAAGGCATGCTGCTCGACAAGTCACTACTTGTATAGGTTCAATATGTTCCTTAGGAATGAATGCATAGCCTAAGATCATCCCATGAGCAATAGTTacgaccaaaaaaaaaaattgggttATAAGATCCGCCGAAGTGGAAAGCCTTAACCGGATGTGTGGTAACAGGTAATGCTCAAGAGAGCAGTTCCCGTCCCTGTCAGGGGAGATGCCAACCATCTCTCCTTTCTACGAACACAAACTTGACAGGAGAATTGAGTTCATATTTCAAGCAAGCAGGGTTGTTGATGTTCCCGATGTGGGATAATAACTGAAGTGAATATACACATATAAAGATATTGTAATACTATGCATTAGTTCTACTCAAAAGATTACAATAAGCTATATATCTGATCTGTAATGTCATGTAACAGTATGAGGTGAAAACTTATTTTTGTTGAAAAGCTTCGACGGAGTTGAAGAAATTTTTTGACTTTCTCGCTCTGAAGTTCCTCTTCTATTGTTGTGATTATATATCTGCATTTTGTTGATGACATAGTGATATATGTTTCCAGGCCGgataaagaactgatttcttgTATTATTACTCTTAACGGAGCATCTGAATATAGAAATTAATATGGCATGTATATGTGAAGCTATCTGTCAATACAAGAACATGAAGTTAGAAGATAGAGTTAAAGTACAGTGTCACATTAGATCGGGAACACACCAGGATAAGTTCGAACAAAATTGAGCTATTGATCGCCTAGTTCAGAAGTTAAATGTGCTACTAACCTGTCTTGAACAAATTTCAGGATAAAAGTATTTGATCAAGGGTCTAATGTATCACAATTAAATTGATATAACGTCcagcaaattatttttttaaacatgcTATACtcttaaaattatgaaaagTACTGGTTTCAAGAGTCCAAAATACCTCACTTATACATGAACCCTTTAATTAATACTCTTTAAAGTGATAACCGATTCCAAGAGTTCGAATAAAGTATTCCTCTCTGATGAAACATGACTACATGATTAACATCTTATGTTGTCCGTGGACCCTAAAAGCTTGGAGTCCTAGTGAGGGTTTTTCTTCAAGTTGGGTTGGCATCCCTGTTCTGTATAGTCTGTCTTCATATGCACCCTCCCTCTCCTACCAAGCGCAGTTTAACAGACGATTAGTTTTGTTTTCATATATGTCCTCTTTCAGTCTATTCTCATGTGCCCTTAATCAACCACGCGTGTGTAACCAACGACTTATCTGGCAAACGCCAAAAAGACTACATATTAGGACTAAACATAAGTCTAAGTTGAAACTTATTATCTTTCTTTTTATGATAATGCAGTTCTTCAACAACTTATCTGGCAAACGCCAAAAAGACTACATATTTGGACTAAACATAAATCTAAGTTGAAACTTATTATCTCCATGTGACTAACTAGCTTCACTTTTATCTCTCTCTCAAGTATTAGCTACTTCTCTCCATATTCTGCCTTTCCGGCTCCTGCCATATGTGTTTTTGGCATTGCCTTTAGGGCTCTAGGTTGCAGGCTTACCATATGTGTTTTTGGCATTGCCTTTAGGGCTCTAGGTTGCAGGCTTATGGTAAACTTTCTGTGCTCCATATCAGTCTGCATACTATTTGTATCACTATCAAATTTCTGATGTATAATCTTCTACTTGGCTTAACAAGCAAAGGGCTATATCAGTAACGAAGTAAAACCACAACACTATCAAACAGAACTCTTTACTTAATTTGGTGGGGTGCGCCAGGCCAAGACAGTAGTGCAACACCAAGGCGACGCATGAAGCCCCCAATAGCAAGCTATTGTGACAGGACTTCCCctcgaaaaataaatttattgtgaCAGGACTTCCCctcgaaaaataaatttaatatcgtgTGGACTTATAACccacatatcagatattaaactTGGTAACTATAAAGACATATCTGGGGAATCGACACTAAAAAATATGCTGTGATCACCTGGGAAAACAACactaaaaattataacaataacaaGGAGGCTATGTAAAAATGCTCACTAACGTTTTCACTGGAGTTGTGGGGACTGCGCGAACGCAATTCCCCCTGTCACAAATTATGATGTAGACTCCACCACTTAAATAGATCTTAGGCGAGCACCCCTCACAAGTGCAATGGAGGTTACTAACCTAGGCCATGGACCTTCTTGATCATCTATGACCCCATCCAGGTAAGTAATTTGTAGTGTTGCCCCCTTGTCCTATTTTATGCTCCGCTTCCAATGCCCTGTTCTCAGTCCCCTCGATGTGGTACGCTATCTTTCCCTTACCCCTTACCTTCTTGGAATTGTACCCTTcaagtaaaatattaaataaattatagtgGCACAAAATAAATGTTATGTTTGAGTAATTTTTTACTTTagataatttatgatttatcagatttttttgataaatttataaattcacagaaataaattatatttttccaaaATTTACCTGTTGCTAACTTATTTCATTAAATtagcatatattttattttaattttatgttgatTCCTTATTTTTAACAcaaactaatatttttaaattaaaatagaaaatatctTCACAGATCGATTTTTaagggtcatttgttaaatctgaacaaATATTTCTAGATGATTGAAACTTTTGAATGATAACTAATCTGAACGAAAactataatattatttgttaaatattttttgaaaagttatgaatataaacttatataattttcaaaatttaagtgtttcactttattaaatttagttatttatgACTATCAACCATTATTATgtgtattattaaatttttataattaagatataaattatgatggaaaaataaaaaatattcaattttaaaatttttcaaaatttaagggATTCATATTCTAGTGTTTCCCTCTATTAAATTTAGTTTACTTATGACTATCAATCATTATTATATgttgtattaaatttttataattattgtataaattatgatggcaaaataaaaaatattcatttaaaacTTTTTGTTAATAATAAAAACTGTTTGTGCTATTATTGCAAATAATATTTGTTGTAAGAAGTGAGTCTAGCGAAATTCATCAAACAGCCTTGAGCGATAAAATGGATTGTCTGTTCAGTTTGGGATGGTTCACTCGTTAACAAATGAGCCCTTAAAATCCATGCTAAAAGTCTTCTTCATACACcaatcttttttttctttttttttgagtaaatcaTACACCAATCTTAAGGTCCATACAAAGTGATCCAATCAATCTTTTCTGCTTCGACAGTAAAAATCTcgtatttgttttgtttcttaAATTTCACTTCGGCAACATAATTTTTCTAACTTGattcatttttgttgttatcaaattatttaatctTATTCATTTTCCCATTGATCGGtttaagattttaatatttgtgtTGTTTAGTTATTATTTTGTGGTGTTCTTGTTCCCATTAATCGACTTAAGTATTATGTTTCAAGACAGATTTTAATCAGCACTCTGAAACAATACATTACGGTGCCACACTCGACATAATCATCTTATTAAaaaactagtgaataaagccgcgcttcgcggcggcgttatgattttttttataaattttgataaaaattaatattataattgcataaaagttattttgaacatattattaataaagaaaatattatacTAAAATACCTAATTTCTGTTCTACTGGTGTTGAAACGAAAGCCGGATCACAAAAGGAAGCTCAAACGGGGACATGGGAGCATCATGATCTGAAATGAAAGCCGATCACTGGATCACAAAGGGAAGCTCCAATGGGGACATGGGAGCATCATGATCGCTGACAGTCATGGCAGGAATTGGACTAAAAAACATTTGGCTTGAGCAATAAGCTTAGAATTGAAAACTGGACTTCCATTTGGCTTGACTCTTTGTTGGATCCTCAttggtatgttatatatgttTAATGAGGAATTAGTTAAATTTGTGCAAAACGTAAAACCATTACGTTTTCTTGTGTTCCTAGACTGCAAAATTTGAATGATCCTACTTTGCTACCAAATCATAAGGAAACACAACAAAAAATTAGACTTTGATTTGGTGGGGTGCGCCAGGCCAAGGCAGTAGTGCAACACCATGACGACGCTTAAAGCCCCCAATAGCAAGCTATAGTGATAGGACTTTCccctcaaaaaataaatttaatatcgtgTGAACCAATGGTccacatatcagatattaaactgataagaaCAGATACTACACTTGATCTTAGCCAAAAGGCCGAGAAAGGTATGCTCAATCCTTTGGTGTGATCGTGTTTAAATAGTTCAGCTCTTGTACCTCTAACCTATTTCTCTCGATGTGGTACCCGGGACTTGCATACTAAAAAACACCTTTTATATCTTAGTATAACTATGTTCTCGTTCGAACATAGcacttattataatattatgttctcGTTCAACTGTAATAACGCTCTTCATTTGGGGGAAcacaaaacaattaaaacaatagTAATAAAGTAAGGctaatgttttcactagaattGCGGGGACTGCGCGAACGCAAGTCCCCCTGTCACAAATTATGATGTAGACTCCACCACTTGGGTAGATCTTAGGCGAGCACCCCTCCTCAGTGCAATGGAGGTCACTAACCTAGGCCATGGACCTTCTTGATCATCCATTGACCCCATCCAGGTAAGTAATTTGGAACGATGCCCCTTTGTCCTCATTTATGCTCTGCTGCTAATGCTCTGTTCTCCTCCCCCTCGATGTGGTACGCTATCTTCTCCTTACCCGTTACCTTTTTGGAATTGTACCCTTCAAGTTAAATAAACTATGGTGGCACAAAATAAATGTTatgtttgagttttttttttaattttagataatttatGACTTATCAGAAAGTTTTTGGATAAATTatccattttttaataataatttttatcatataaattcacaAAAATGAATTTTACTTTTCCAAAATTTACCTCTTGCTAACTTATTTCTATAAATTAGTACatatcttatttttaattttatgttgattctttatatataacacaaactactatcttttaaattaaaacaaaaaatatcttCACACATCGACTCCTAAAATCCATGCCAAAAGTCTTCTTCATGCACCAATCTTAAGGTCCATACAAAGTGTTCCAATTAATCTTTTCTGCTTCAACAGTAAAAATCTAGTATCTGTTTTATTGCTTAAATTTCACTTCGGCAACATAATCTGACTAACTTGattcatttttgttgttatCAAATTATTTAAGCTTATTCATTTTCCCATTGATCGGTTTAAGATTTTTGTATTTGTGTTGTTTAATTATTAGTTTGTGTTGTTCTTGTTCCCATTAATCGACTTAGGGGGcgtttgagtgagtttaaaataagtgctttttgttttgaataaataagtggagtagaagttagaagtaagataagacttataagtgattaagtGTTTatgaaataagtagaagtcatgaaacaaaaactaacaTTCCTAGCTTTCTATAAGTGCTTTTTGACTTAtaacacaaacggtacaaataagtgtttctaattTATAATCTCAGAAATTGGACTTATAAGTGTCAAACAAACACCCAGTTAGTATTATGTTTCAAGACAGATTTTAATCAGCACCGTGGAATAATACATTACGAGACATACATTACGGTGCGGCAGAATCATCTTATTaagaacggtttttctatggtgtgcccatgggcacacactaagcaccaaattttatgaatttggatggtttctattggcttagcttctttaataatggtggacctccCTGCAGttgcaacaaccacaccaatcaaaactctccaattttataaatgttagtgcttagcatgtgcccatgggcacacactaaccaAACCctattaagaaatatttaacATTATACCCACTCGTTCAATTGGTCCGGTTAAACTACTACTAATTCTCCTCATTCAGCAAGTGACTTATCTTATCaacatattatttgttaaaattaaaatattatctacGAAACTTAAAAACTAACCTAAATATTTGTTAG
Coding sequences:
- the LOC108222802 gene encoding photosystem II reaction center W protein, chloroplastic, with the protein product MATITACISATQVGLANKAPILRASSPILGLPVMPKVGKVRCSMKANTGSQKGSTKVDMGASLMAAATAAAMSSPAAMALVDERLSTEGTGLPFGLSNNLLGWILLGMFGLIWSLYFVYTSGLDEDEESGLSL